Genomic DNA from Oncorhynchus mykiss isolate Arlee chromosome 2, USDA_OmykA_1.1, whole genome shotgun sequence:
ggaaacaggtaGGCTAAACCTTCCAAATGTTGACTAAACAAAATATGCTACACAAGGTGGAATCTTTTTGTGTTGGTCAAATGAATTATGTGAGAAATGTTGGTGGAATCGTTttgaatgatatactgtaataACCATCATGCCGAAGTAAatttggagtcacgtgatgacatgttgtgtggtcctcccactaccactCGTAAATTATGaggaacttcacagggtggtgaaagtgcacagtggtGAGGGTGATGCTCCTTTGAATAAAAAGGCCACAGGTCAGGAGGAACAGGCAGTATGTGGTATAGTTACACAATACACCAGATGGCGCTATATTTTTTTCTGTCATACATTAGTCCCTTTCATTTTCCTGTCCGGTGTGTCACAGTTTCCAATATGGCGGCATTCATAGCCAGGTTTTTTTCACGTGTATCGTGGCATGGTTCTTGTATTATTTTGAAAAACACACTCCCATGTATATCGTTAAGATACACGTTTCATCGCTCTGCAACAACCCAAAGTGGACTTCTTTTTTCGCTAAATAAACGGGGCATTTTGAAGGATGCTTTCCCCGAAAACGCAGCCCAAGATCAACTTCCTCAACTGCTGCAGTCTGGGTGCCAGACCGTGTACTGCGGATTCGACCCCACGGCGGACAGCCTTCACGTGGGTAATTTACTCGCTATCGTCGGGCTATTGCATTTTCGAAGCGCAGGACACAATGTCATCGCTCTAATCGGTGGTGCAACAGCACAGATAGGGGACCCAAGCGGGaaaacgagcgagagagagcagctACCGTCTGATGTAGTGGAGGACAATACAAGGGCTATCAGGGACAGCTTGCAGCGAATCTTCACCAACCATGAACTGCATTTCCACAACGACTCTAAAAAGTTTGGCACTGTAACCCTATTGAACAATTTAGCTTGGTACAAAGACTGGAATGTGGTTGCTTTTCTGTCAGAAGTTGGCAGACGTTTCCGAATGGGGACCCTGCTCAGTAGGCACAGTGTCCAGTCCAGGCTGAAGAGTGCAGAGGGCATGAGCCTAACTGAGTTCTCTTACCAGCTGTTTCAAGCTTATGACTTCTACCACCTGAACCAGAATCATAGCTGTAAGATCCAGCTGGGAGGGACAGACCAGCTGGGCAACCTGATGTCTGGGCACGAGTTTATACACAAGTAATGTTGCATCAGATTCattggacacacacagagacatttgCAAATGTACTGACCAATTATCACATTGATTCCAGATATTGTAGCCTAGCATCTGCATGGTGCATCAGACACCAGAGTGATGCTTCAAGGCCATAAATAGCCTGCAGTAGTAAACATGCAATAACACACACATGCCTCAACATTAACTGACCGGTGATGGCCTCTTTAATATCCATTGTATAAATTTCTCTGTAACAGGGTGACTGGACAGGATGTGTATGGGCTGACCATCCCACTGGTGACCAGCTCTGCGGGGGACAAGCTGGGGAAGACAGCAGGCAATGCAGTGTGGCTGAACAGGGACAAGACATCTCCGTTTGACCTCTATCAGTTCTTCCTCAGGCAGCCTGACAGCAGTGTGGAATGGTAGGTGGCTGGAGACTGAGACCGCAATAGAACTGGCCCACTTATCAGAGCCTTCTATTTAGGCTTATATTCATTCTGGTATAATTTGATGGTTTGTTTGTATAGACTAGGACCACTAGGCTTAACCAGAGTAGTGAAACCGGCCTTAGGCCCGTATTGAAGCGTCTCAGGTGATGAGTGTTGATCTAGGACAAGGTCCCCCCTCTATGATTTAAAAGGTGCAACTAGATCAGCACCCCTACTCCGAGATGCTTTGTGAACATGGGACCTGGTGGTATTAGCACCTGAGAGCAGCCTATGTATGGTGGTGTTGGAGACTGAGTTGGTTGGTTGTGCTACCTGCAGGTATCTGAAGCTGTTCACCTTCCTACCCCTGGCCGAGGTGGAGAGGGTGATGGAGCAGCAGAGACAGGAGCCAGGCAAACGGCCCGCACACAAACGCCTCGCCGCCGAAATCACCAAACTGGTCCACGGCAAGGAGGGTCTGGAGAGTGCCAAAAGGTGAGgagtgtgtccatgtgtgttatGTGAGTGCACATGTGCGTAGGTCATTTGTGTGTCATTAATGAGGTTTCACTTGGCACTATTattaatgctgtgtgtgtgtgtgtttgtttgtttctctccctccaggtgcACCAATGCCCTGTACCACAGTAACCTACAGGCCCTAGAGCAGATGAGTGATGCTGAGCTGCAGGAGCTCTTCAGAGAGGCCTCTTTCCATGAGCTGCTGCTGGAGCCAGGGACCACAGTACTGGATGCCTGCCGCAGGGCAGAGGCCATTCCCCAGGGGGGCAAAGGGTAGGGCTCCCCCTTTACGTTCCTCTGTTCCTTATACCTGACCCGACTACCTCACACGGAGGGTCACTCACTCTCTGTTTCGCTACTCGCACCTTTAGCATAAGCATCATATGCATATCAACCCTCAAGGTGCGCAAACACAAGCACCAACACATAAGCACCATAAATAGTGCATCAACTATTGTAAAT
This window encodes:
- the LOC110493442 gene encoding tyrosine--tRNA ligase, mitochondrial isoform X2; translated protein: MAAFIARFFSRVSWHGSCIILKNTLPCISLRYTFHRSATTQSGLLFSLNKRGILKDAFPENAAQDQLPQLLQSGCQTVYCGFDPTADSLHVGNLLAIVGLLHFRSAGHNVIALIGGATAQIGDPSGKTSEREQLPSDVVEDNTRAIRDSLQRIFTNHELHFHNDSKKFGTVTLLNNLAWYKDWNVVAFLSEVGRRFRMGTLLSRHSVQSRLKSAEGMSLTEFSYQLFQAYDFYHLNQNHSCKIQLGGTDQLGNLMSGHEFIHKVTGQDVYGLTIPLVTSSAGDKLGKTAGNAVWLNRDKTSPFDLYQFFLRQPDSSVEWYLKLFTFLPLAEVERVMEQQRQEPGKRPAHKRLAAEITKLVHGKEGLESAKRCTNALYHSNLQALEQMSDAELQELFREASFHELLLEPGTTVLDACRRAEAIPQGGKGYRMVSEGAVWINHSKTDSPEQVLIPGQHLLANGLSLLKVGKKNFHIIKWLNL
- the LOC110493442 gene encoding tyrosine--tRNA ligase, mitochondrial isoform X1, translating into MAAFIARFFSRVSWHGSCIILKNTLPCISLRYTFHRSATTQSGLLFSLNKRGILKDAFPENAAQDQLPQLLQSGCQTVYCGFDPTADSLHVGNLLAIVGLLHFRSAGHNVIALIGGATAQIGDPSGKTSEREQLPSDVVEDNTRAIRDSLQRIFTNHELHFHNDSKKFGTVTLLNNLAWYKDWNVVAFLSEVGRRFRMGTLLSRHSVQSRLKSAEGMSLTEFSYQLFQAYDFYHLNQNHSCKIQLGGTDQLGNLMSGHEFIHKVTGQDVYGLTIPLVTSSAGDKLGKTAGNAVWLNRDKTSPFDLYQFFLRQPDSSVEWYLKLFTFLPLAEVERVMEQQRQEPGKRPAHKRLAAEITKLVHGKEGLESAKRCTNALYHSNLQALEQMSDAELQELFREASFHELLLEPGTTVLDACRRAEAIPQGGKGYRMVSEGAVWINHSKTDSPEQVLIPGQHLLANGLSLLKVGKKNFHIIKWLNLANTFRDWGENTMTQQQQK